A region from the Aquila chrysaetos chrysaetos chromosome 15, bAquChr1.4, whole genome shotgun sequence genome encodes:
- the ARF3 gene encoding ADP-ribosylation factor 3: protein MGNIFGNLLKSLIGKKEMRILMVGLDAAGKTTILYKLKLGEIVTTIPTIGFNVETVEYKNISFTVWDVGGQDKIRPLWRHYFQNTQGLIFVVDSNDRERVNEAREELMRMLAEDELRDAVLLVFANKQDLPNAMNAAEITDKLGLHSLRHRNWYIQATCATSGDGLYEGLDWLANQLKNKK from the exons ATGGGCAACATCTTTGGGAACCTGCTGAAGAGCCTGATCGGAAAGAAGGAGATGCGGATCCTGATGGTGGGGCTGGACGCCGCCGGGAAGACCACCATCCTCTACAAGCTGAAGCTGGGGGAGATTGTCACCACCATCCCCACCATAG GGTTCAACGTGGAGACGGTGGAGTACAAGAACATCAGCTTCACCGTGTGGGACGTGGGTGGGCAGGACAAGATCCGACCCCTCTGGCGGCATTACTTCCAAAACACCCAGG GGCTGATCTTCGTGGTGGACAGCAACGACCGGGAGCGGGTGAACGAGGCGCGGGAGGAGCTGATGCGGATGCTGGCAGAGGACGAGCTGCGGGACGCCGTCCTCCTCGTCTTCGCCAACAAGCAG GACCTGCCCAACGCCATGAACGCGGCGGAGATCACGGACAAGCTGGGGCTCCATTCCCTGCGCCACCGTAACTGGTACATCCAGGCCACCTGTGCCACCAGCGGGGACGGGCTCTACGAGGGCCTCGACTGGCTCGCCAACCAGCTCAAGAACAAGAAGTGA
- the WNT1 gene encoding LOW QUALITY PROTEIN: proto-oncogene Wnt-1 (The sequence of the model RefSeq protein was modified relative to this genomic sequence to represent the inferred CDS: deleted 1 base in 1 codon), whose translation MRTAALGLALRALWALALSSLSNTLAVNNSGRWWGIINVASSTNLLTDSKNVQLVLDPSLQLLSRKQRKLIRQNPGILHSVSSGLQTAIKECKWQFRNRRWNCPTSQGPNIFGKIVNRGCRETAFIFAITSAGVTHSVARSCSEGSIESCTCDYRRRGPGGPDWHWGGCSDNIDFGRLFGREFVDSSEKGRDLRFLMNLHNNEAGRMTVFSEMRQECKCHGMSGSCTVRTCWMRLPTFRAVGDVLKDRFDGASRVIYGNKGSNRASRVELHHLEPENPAHKPPSPHDLVYFEKSPNFCTYSGKTGTAGTAGRFCNSSSPGLDGCELLCCGRGYRTRTQRVTERCNCTFHWCCHVSCLNCTNTQVLHECL comes from the exons ATGAGAACCGCCGCGCTGGGGCTGGCGCTCCGGGCGCTCTGGGCTCTggccctctcctccctctccaacACGCTGGCGGTGAACAACAGCGGGAGGTGGTG GGGCATCATCAACGTGGCCTCGTCCACCAACCTGCTGACCGACTCCAAGAACGTGCAGCTGGTGCTGGaccccagcctgcagctgctgagcCGCAAGCAACGCAAGCTGATCCGCCAGAACCCCGGCATCCTGCACAGCGTCAGCTCCGGCCTCCAGACCGCCATCAAGGAGTGCAAGTGGCAATTCCGCAACCGCCGCTGGAACTGCCCCACCTCCCAGGGTCCCAATATCTTCGGCAAAATCGTCAACCGGG GCTGCCGGGAGACAGCGTTCATCTTCGCCATCACCAGCGCCGGCGTGACGCATTCGGTGGCGCGGTCCTGCTCGGAGGGCTCCATCGAGTCCTGCACCTGCGACTACCGGCGCCGCGGTCCCGGGGGGCCTGACTGGcactgggggggctgcagcgaCAACATTGACTTCGGGCGCCTCTTT GGGAGGGAGTTTGTGGACTCCAGTGAGAAGGGCCGTGACCTGCGCTTCCTCATGAACCTGCATAATAACGAGGCTGGGCGCATG ACGGTCTTCTCAGAGATGCGCCAGGAGTGCAAGTGCCACGGCATGTCGGGCTCCTGCACCGTCCGCACGTGCTGGATGCGGCTGCCCACTTTCCGCGCCGTGGGTGACGTCCTGAAGGACCGCTTCGACGGCGCTTCCCGCGTCATCTACGGCAACAAGGGCAGCAACCGGGCGTCGCGGGTAGAGCTGCATCACCTGGAGCCCGAGAACCCGGCTCACAAACCCCCCTCGCCCCATGACCTCGTCTACTTCGAAAAGTCACCCAATTTCTGCACCTACAGCGGGAAGACGGGGACGGCGGGCACGGCCGGGCGCTTCTGCAACAGCTCCTCGCCGGGGCTGGATGGGTGCGAGCTGCTGTGCTGCGGGCGCGGGTACCGCACGCGCACCCAGCGCGTCACCGAGCGCTGCAACTGCACCTTCCACTGGTGCTGCCACGTCAGCTGCCTGAACTGCACCAACACCCAGGTGCTGCATGAGTGCCTGTGA
- the LOC115350950 gene encoding translation initiation factor IF-2-like: MAPAPGGPGKVRGRAAAGVFMVPRSPRPGRYIHACFRTRGARVGRAAPMKAAVGRSGERRADEPAPTPAPGCQTGARCPGCGVGSAVPGAPSPVPGARRRAVRPRYPVPVLGCVRELYPVPVFGTRSRCSLLRGRYPATPRGDGAARRVPMGRSHRAGPPRVLALTMGSGGAAAPLMGRPERRRRRACPSRPGLARRVAAPRPRAQRTGLGELPVRGGARPGIVRDSSRRTEGAGDGDSPGSPGIARGSGV; this comes from the exons ATGGCTCCGGCACCGGGAGGCCCCGGCAAAGTGCGCGGGCGAGCGGCCGCCGGGGTATTTATGGTGCCGCggagcccccggcccggccgctaCATCCACGCGTGTTTCCGGACGCGCGGGGCGCGGGTAGGGCGGGCGGCTCCGATGAAGGCGGCCGTGGGAAGAAGCGGGGAGCGCCGGGCGGACGAACCGGCACCGACGCCGGCACCGGGCTGCCAAACCGGTGCCCGGTGTCCGGGGTGCGGCGTCGGGAGTGCGGTGCCCGGCGCTCCCTCGCCGGTCCCTGGAGCGCGGCGTCGGGCTGTCCGTCCGCGGTACCCCGTACCGGTACTCGGCTGTGTCCGTGAGCTGTACCCGGTCCCGGTATTCGGTACCCGGTCCCGGTGCTCGCTGCTCCGTGGGCGGTACCCGGCGACTCCCCGGGGAGACG GGGCGGCGCGGAGGGTCCCCATGGGCCGGTCCCACCGAGCGGGGCCTCCCCGCGTCCTCGCCCTAACAATGGGGAGCGGCGGAGCCGCGGCACCTCTTATGGGGCggccggagcggcggcggcgccgggcctGTCCGTCACGGCCCGGATTAGCCCGGCGGGTGGCTGCGCCCCGGCCCCGTGCCCAGAGAACG GGTCTGGGAGAGCTCCCGGTGCGAGGAGGAGCACGGCCCGGAATAGTCCGGGATAGCTCCCGGCGCACGGAGGGAGCGGGGGACGGGGATAGCCCGGGATCTCCCGGGATAGCCCGGGGGAGTGGAGTGTGA
- the CCDC65 gene encoding dynein regulatory complex subunit 2 isoform X1 yields the protein MSDKRRSRAAAPMAAEDGLLLLQSQALAEEEEAKMKGEMLTRFLKDKLAKEERSSTLNLHKLRTQWRTVLREVKDKELRQDIEILSQTFARVMDCKDSVIESLATDLEEAEEQYAQALRSHLYNIDRLLQLQHCRLTCLEEGYGAQLEALKMELEAERRTILEQHERESCYLRDVALATEQNYAKNNHEATLNFQSARDDIKYKSQQEKQYSRLQLGGKVEVLWEQFQQAMQSYTEATEHQKIAFEALKQKDKKSSREIEMQAKKLQKLQDSVTAIKGQIAAHLRESEEQNRRAREEKESVLRQLQELKSEMKQARATAHGSLARLTTQSSAALKALARVVEKVRPAACGQGKHRGGGVLPSPPRPALTRTPPSQAQRILRLAEMCRRLETEEEKVLPFYPSSLAEGEQRDAQQVLEETPTEPLAQAMRDYVGLERFWQRFNKVKLEEQALERERAALSQRNRRLRELLRQYLAGISVSQEVLGEPNPLLTIERKNCIPMDLPRAEGDRAQGHQGTKHPDSLLEGDACPDPIHGSTGTS from the exons ATGTCGGACAAGCGTCGCTCGCGTGCGGCAGCCCCCATGGCGGCGGAGGAtgggctcctgctgctgcagagccaagCGCtggccgaggaggaggaggccaaGATGAAGGGGGAGATGCTCACCCGGTTCCTGAAG GACAAGCTGGCCAAGGAGGAGCGCAGCAGCACCCTGAACCTCCACAAGCTCAGGACGCAGTGGCGGACAGTGTTGCGGGAGGTCAAGGATAAGGAGCTGCGCCAGGACATCGAGATCCTCAGCCAGACCTTTGCACGGGTGATGGACTGCAAGGACAGCGTCATCGAG TCCCTGGCCACAGACCtggaggaggcggaggagcaATACGCCCAGGCCCTGCGCAGCCACCTGTACAACATCGACcgcctgctgcagctccagcactgcCGCCTGACGTGCCTGGAGGAGGGCTACGGCGCCCAGCTGGAGGCCCTGAAGATGGAGTTAGAGGCTGAGAG AAGGACCATCCTTGAGCAGCACGAGCGAGAAAGCTGCTATCTGCGGGACGTGGCACTGGCCACAGAGCAGAATTACGCCAAGAACAACCACGAGGCCACGCTGAATTTCCAGAGTGCCCGTGATGACATCAAATACAAG AgccagcaggagaagcagtacAGCCGCCTGCAGCTGGGCGGGAAGGTGGAGGTGCTCTGGGAGCAGTTCCAGCAGGCCATGCAGAGCTACACGGAGGCCACCGAGCACCAGAAGATCGCTTTTGAGGCGCTGAAACAGAAGGACAAGAAGAGCTCCAGGGAGATAGAGATGCAGGCGAAGAAGCTGCAAAAGCTCCAG GACTCGGTCACAGCCATCAAGGGCCAGATCGCGGCTCACCTCCGAGAGAGCGAAGAGCAGAACCGGCGTGCgcgggaggagaaggaaagcgTCCTCAGGCAGCTCCAGGAGCTCAAGAGCGAGATGAAGCAGGCCAGGGCTACGGCCCACGGCAGCCTGGCCAGGCTCACCACGCAGAGCAGCGCTGCCCTGAAGGCTCTGGCGCGGGTGGTGGAGAAGGTGAGGCCGGCAGCCTGCGGGCAGGGGaagcaccggggggggggggtgctgccgtcccccccccgccctgccctcACTCGCACCCCCCCTTCCCAGGCCCAGCGCATCCTGCGGCTGGCTGAGATGTGCCGCAGGCTGGAGACGGAGGAGGAAAAGGTGCTGCCCTTCTACCCTTCCTCGCTGGCAGAGGGGGAGCAGCGAGACGCTCAGCAAGTCCTTGAGGAGACACCCACAGAGCCCTTGGCCCAG GCCATGCGGGACTACGTGGGGCTGGAGCGCTTCTGGCAGCGGTTCAACAAGGTGAAGCTGGAAGAGCAGGCGCTGGAGCGGGAGCGGGCAGCCCTGAGCCAGAGGAACCGGCGCCTGCGGGAGCTGCTCAGGCAGTACCTGGCAGGGATCTCCGTCAGCCAGGAGGTGCTCGGCGAGCCCAACCCGCTCCTCACCATCGAGCGCAAGAACTGCATCCCCATGGACTTGCCCCGCGCTGAGGGGGACCGTGCACAAGGTCATCAGGGCACCAAACACCCCGACAGCCTCTTGGAAGGGGATGCCTGCCCAGACCCCATCCACGGCTCCACAGGCACCAGCTGA
- the RND1 gene encoding rho-related GTP-binding protein Rho6, whose protein sequence is MRERRPAPAAPARCKLVLVGDVQCGKTAMLQVLAKDCYPETYVPTVFENYTACLVSEEQRVELSLWDTSGSPYYDNVRPLCYSDSDAVLLCFDISRPETLDSASKKWKTEILDYCPNTRVLLIGCKTDLRTDLSTLMELSHQKQAPISYEQGCAAARQLGAESYLECSAFTSEKSVHSIFRTVSGICLSKAPPQPPKSPPRSLSKRLLHLPSRSELISSTFKKEKAKSCSVM, encoded by the exons atgcgGGAGCGGAGGCCGGCaccggccgccccggcccgctgCAAGCTGGTGCTGGTGGGCGACGTGCAGTGCGGCAAGACGGCCATGCTGCAGGTGTTGGCCAAGGATTGCTACCCCGAG ACGTACGTGCCCACCGTGTTTGAGAACTACACGGCGTGTCTGGTCAGCGAGGAGCAGCGGGTGGAGCTGAGCCTCTGGGACACCTCCg GCTCTCCCTACTATGACAACGTGCGTCCCCTTTGCTACAGCGACTCGGACGCTGTCCTGCTCTGCTTCGACATCAGCCGCCCTGAGACCCTGGACAGTGCGTCCAAGAAg TGGAAGACAGAGATCCTGGACTATTGCCCCAACACACGGGTGCTGCTCATCGGCTGCAAGACAGACCTACGGACGGACCTGAGCACCCTGATGGAGCTCTCCCACCAGAAGCAGGCACCCATCTCCTATGAGCAg GGCTGTGCGGCGGccaggcagctgggagctgaGAGCTACCTGGAGTGCTCGGCCTTCACCTCGGAGAAGAGCGTCCACAGCATCTTCCGGACTGTGTCCGGCATCTGCCTCAGCAAagcccccccgcagccccctaAAAGCCCCCCCCGCAGCCTCTCCAAGCGTCTCCTGCATCTGCCCAGCCGCTCCGAGCTCATCTCTTCCaccttcaagaaggaaaaagcaaaaagctgctCCGTCATGTGA
- the FKBP11 gene encoding peptidyl-prolyl cis-trans isomerase FKBP11 — MPPPAALLLLLLPVLLPPPPPFARAAESETESGARGLRLETLVPPPEGCTELSAPGDTVHIHYTGSLEDGRIIDTSLSRDPLQVELGKRQVIPGLEQSLLDMCVGEKRRAIIPPHLAYGKRGSPPTIPGDAVLRFEVELVGLSRASYWQKVVNEVLPLLCLGLVPALLGLIGYHLYRKASSPKLSKKKLKEEKRNKAKKK, encoded by the exons ATGCCTCCCCCCGCCGcgctgttgctgctgctgttgccggtgctgctgccgccgccgccgccgttcGCCCGCGCCGCCGAGAGCGAAACCGAAAGTGGTGCCCGGGGGCTACGGCTGGAGACGCTCGTG cccccccccgagggCTGCACGGAGCTGTCGGCGCCGGGGGACACGGTGCACATTCACTACACG GGCAGCCTGGAAGATGGCCGGATCATCGACACCTCGCTGAGCCGGGACCCGCTCCAGGTGGAGCTGGGCAAGCGCCAAGTCATCCCTG GCCTGGAGCAGAGTTTGCTGGACATGTGTGTGGG GGAGAAGCGGAGAGCTATCATCCCCCCTCACCTGGCCTACGGCAAGCGGGGCTCCCCTCCCACCATCCCAG gCGATGCGGTGCTGCGGTTCGAGGTGGAGCTGGTCGGTTTGTCCCGGGCCAGTTACTGGCAGAAGGTGGTGAACGAGGTGCTGCCGCTGCTGTGCCTGGGGCTCGTGCCGGCGCTGCTGGGGCTCATCGGGTACCACCTCTACCGCAAGGCCAGCAGCCCCAAGCTCTCcaaaaagaagctgaaggaggagaagaggaacaaagccaaaaagaaataa
- the CCDC65 gene encoding dynein regulatory complex subunit 2 isoform X2 yields the protein MSDKRRSRAAAPMAAEDGLLLLQSQALAEEEEAKMKGEMLTRFLKDKLAKEERSSTLNLHKLRTQWRTVLREVKDKELRQDIEILSQTFARVMDCKDSVIESLATDLEEAEEQYAQALRSHLYNIDRLLQLQHCRLTCLEEGYGAQLEALKMELEAERRTILEQHERESCYLRDVALATEQNYAKNNHEATLNFQSARDDIKYKSQQEKQYSRLQLGGKVEVLWEQFQQAMQSYTEATEHQKIAFEALKQKDKKSSREIEMQAKKLQKLQDSVTAIKGQIAAHLRESEEQNRRAREEKESVLRQLQELKSEMKQARATAHGSLARLTTQSSAALKALARVVEKAQRILRLAEMCRRLETEEEKVLPFYPSSLAEGEQRDAQQVLEETPTEPLAQAMRDYVGLERFWQRFNKVKLEEQALERERAALSQRNRRLRELLRQYLAGISVSQEVLGEPNPLLTIERKNCIPMDLPRAEGDRAQGHQGTKHPDSLLEGDACPDPIHGSTGTS from the exons ATGTCGGACAAGCGTCGCTCGCGTGCGGCAGCCCCCATGGCGGCGGAGGAtgggctcctgctgctgcagagccaagCGCtggccgaggaggaggaggccaaGATGAAGGGGGAGATGCTCACCCGGTTCCTGAAG GACAAGCTGGCCAAGGAGGAGCGCAGCAGCACCCTGAACCTCCACAAGCTCAGGACGCAGTGGCGGACAGTGTTGCGGGAGGTCAAGGATAAGGAGCTGCGCCAGGACATCGAGATCCTCAGCCAGACCTTTGCACGGGTGATGGACTGCAAGGACAGCGTCATCGAG TCCCTGGCCACAGACCtggaggaggcggaggagcaATACGCCCAGGCCCTGCGCAGCCACCTGTACAACATCGACcgcctgctgcagctccagcactgcCGCCTGACGTGCCTGGAGGAGGGCTACGGCGCCCAGCTGGAGGCCCTGAAGATGGAGTTAGAGGCTGAGAG AAGGACCATCCTTGAGCAGCACGAGCGAGAAAGCTGCTATCTGCGGGACGTGGCACTGGCCACAGAGCAGAATTACGCCAAGAACAACCACGAGGCCACGCTGAATTTCCAGAGTGCCCGTGATGACATCAAATACAAG AgccagcaggagaagcagtacAGCCGCCTGCAGCTGGGCGGGAAGGTGGAGGTGCTCTGGGAGCAGTTCCAGCAGGCCATGCAGAGCTACACGGAGGCCACCGAGCACCAGAAGATCGCTTTTGAGGCGCTGAAACAGAAGGACAAGAAGAGCTCCAGGGAGATAGAGATGCAGGCGAAGAAGCTGCAAAAGCTCCAG GACTCGGTCACAGCCATCAAGGGCCAGATCGCGGCTCACCTCCGAGAGAGCGAAGAGCAGAACCGGCGTGCgcgggaggagaaggaaagcgTCCTCAGGCAGCTCCAGGAGCTCAAGAGCGAGATGAAGCAGGCCAGGGCTACGGCCCACGGCAGCCTGGCCAGGCTCACCACGCAGAGCAGCGCTGCCCTGAAGGCTCTGGCGCGGGTGGTGGAGAAG GCCCAGCGCATCCTGCGGCTGGCTGAGATGTGCCGCAGGCTGGAGACGGAGGAGGAAAAGGTGCTGCCCTTCTACCCTTCCTCGCTGGCAGAGGGGGAGCAGCGAGACGCTCAGCAAGTCCTTGAGGAGACACCCACAGAGCCCTTGGCCCAG GCCATGCGGGACTACGTGGGGCTGGAGCGCTTCTGGCAGCGGTTCAACAAGGTGAAGCTGGAAGAGCAGGCGCTGGAGCGGGAGCGGGCAGCCCTGAGCCAGAGGAACCGGCGCCTGCGGGAGCTGCTCAGGCAGTACCTGGCAGGGATCTCCGTCAGCCAGGAGGTGCTCGGCGAGCCCAACCCGCTCCTCACCATCGAGCGCAAGAACTGCATCCCCATGGACTTGCCCCGCGCTGAGGGGGACCGTGCACAAGGTCATCAGGGCACCAAACACCCCGACAGCCTCTTGGAAGGGGATGCCTGCCCAGACCCCATCCACGGCTCCACAGGCACCAGCTGA
- the DDX23 gene encoding LOW QUALITY PROTEIN: probable ATP-dependent RNA helicase DDX23 (The sequence of the model RefSeq protein was modified relative to this genomic sequence to represent the inferred CDS: deleted 1 base in 1 codon), with product MAGELADKKDRDASPAKEERKRSRSPDRDRDRDRDRDRDRKGSPSKDRKRHRSRDRRRGSRSRSRSRSKSTERDRRHKERDRDRTKKDRDREKDGHRRDKDRKRSSLSPSRGKDSKSRKERDSRKAEEEEENALKKEKAQPLSLEELLAKKKAEEEAEAKPKFLSKAEREAEALRRRQQEVEERQRLLEEERKKRKQFQEMGRKMLEDPQERERRERRERMERETNGTEDEEGRQKIREEKDKSKELHAIKERYLGGVKKRRRTRHLNDRKFVFEWDASEDTSIDYNPLYKERHQVQLLGRGFIAGIDLKQQKREQSRFYGDLMEKRRTLEEKEQEEARLRKLRKKEAKQRWDDRHWSQKKLDEMTDRDWRIFREDYSITTKGGKIPNPIRSWKDSSLPPHILEVIDKCGYKEPTPIQRQAIPIGLQNRDIIGVAETGSGKTAAFLIPLLVWITTLPKIDRIEESDQGPYAIILAPTRELAQQIEEETIKFGKPLGIRTVAVIGGISREDQGFRLRMGCEIVIATPGRLIDVLENRYLVLSRCTYVVLDEADRMIDMGFEPDVQKILEHMPVTNQKPDTDEAEDPEKMLANFESGKHKYRQTVMFTATMPPAVERLARSYLRRPAVVYIGSAGKPHERVEQKVFLMSESEKRKKLLAILEQGFDPPIIIFVNQKKGCDVLAKSLEKMGYNACTLHGGKGQEQREFALSNLKAGAKDILVATDVAGRGIDIHDVSMVVNYDMAKNIEDYIHRIGRTGRAGKSGVAITFLTKEDSTVFYDLKQAILESPVSSCPPELANHPDAQHKPGTILTKKRREETIFA from the exons ATGGCTGGAGAACTGGCAGACAAGAAGGACCGGGACGCATCCCCCGCCAAAGAGGAGAGGAAGCGCTCCCGCTCCCCGGACAGGGACCGGGATCGCGACCGAGATCGTGACCGGGACCGCAAGGGTTCCCCCTCCAAGGACAGGAAGCGGCACCGGTCCCGGGACAGGAGACGAGGCAGCCGTTCGCGGTCCCGCTCCCGGTCCAAGTCGACAGAGAG GGATCGCCGGCACAAAGAGCGTGACCGGGACCGGACCAAGAAGGACAGGGACCGGGAGAAGGATGGGCACCGGCGGGACAAGGATAGGAAGCGGTCGAG CTTGTCCCCGAGCAGGGGCAAGGATTCAAAGTCCCGGAAGGAGAGGGACTCAcggaaagcagaggaggaggaggagaatgccctgaaaaaggagaag GCCCAGCCCCTGTCCttggaggagctgctggctaAGAAGAAGGCTGAAGAGGAGGCAGAAGCCAAG CCCAAGTTCCTGTCCAAGGCGGAGCGGGAGGCCGAGGCCTTGCGGCGGCGGCAGCAAGAGGTGGAGGAGCGACAgcggctgctggaggaggagaggaagaagaggaagcagTTCCAGGAGATGGGGAGGAAGATGCTGG aAGACCCCCAGGAGCGTGAGCGCAGGGAGCGCCGCGAGCGCATGGAGCGGGAGACCAACGGCACAGAGGATGAGGAGGGCAGGCAGAAGATCCGGGAGGAGAAAGACAAGAGCAAAGAGCTCCATGCCATCAAG GAGCGTTACCTAGGAGGAGTGAAGAAGCGGAGACGTACGCGGCACCTGAATGACCGCAAGTTCGTCTTCGAGTGGGATGCGTCAGAAGACACATCTATTGATTACAACCCCCT GTACAAGGAGCGGCACCAAGTGCAGTTGCTGGGCCGGGGCTTCATTGCAGGGATCGatctgaagcagcagaaacGGGAACAGTCGCGCTTCTATGGCGACCTGATGGAGAAGAGGCGGAcgctggaggagaaggagcaggagga ggccCGGCTGCGGAAGCTGCGGAAGAAGGAGGCCAAGCAGCGCTGGGATGACCGGCACTGGTCCCAGAAGAAGCTGGACGAAATGACAGACAGGGACTGGCGCATCTTCCGTGAGGACTACAGCATCACCACCAAG GGGGGCAAGATCCCCAACCCTATCCGCTCTTGGAAGgactcttccctgcccccccacaTCCTGGAGGTCATCGACAAGTGTGGCTACAAG GAGCCCACCCCCATCCAGCGCCAGGCGATCCCCATCGGCCTACAGAACCGCGACATCATCGGCGTGGCTGAAACCGGCAGTGGCAAAACCGCGGCTTTCCTTATCCCGTTGCTGGTGTGGATCACCACCCTGCCCAAGATCGATCG GATTGAGGAGTCGGACCAGGGTCCCTACGCCATCATCCTGGCACCCACGCGAGAGCTGGCCCAGCAGATTGAGGAAGAAACTATCAAGTTTGGGAAGCCTCTGGGCATCCGCACGGTGGCCGTGATTGGAGGCATCTCCCGTGAGGACCAAGGCTTCCGCCTTCGCATGGGCTGTGAG ATCGTCATTGCCACGCCAGGGCGTCTCATTGACGTGCTGGAGAACCGGTACCTGGTGTTGAGCCGCTGCACCTATGTGGTGCTGGACGAGGCAGATCGCATGATTGACATGGGTTTCGAGCCTGACGTGCAGAAGATCCTGGAGCACATGCCTGTCACCAACCAAAAACCCGACACCGACGAGGCCGAGGACCCTGAGAAGATGTTGGCTAACTTTGAGTCGGGGAAGCACAAGTACAGACag ACCGTCATGTTCACGGCCACCATGCCACCAGCGGTGGAGCGTCTGGCCCGCAGCTACCTCCGTCGTCCGGCCGTGGTCTACATTGGCTCTGCCGGCAAACCTCACGAGCGGGTGGAGCAGAAGGTCTTCCTCATGTCGGAGTCAGAGAAGAG GAAGAAGCTGTTAGCCATCCTGGAGCAGGGCTTCGACCCACCCATCATCATCTTCGTCAACCAGAAGAAGGGCTGCGATGTGCTGGCGAAGTCCCTGGAGAAGATGGGG TACAACGCCTGCACCCTGCACGGTGGCAAAGGCCAGGAGCAGCGGGAGTTTGCTCTCTCCAACCTGAAAGCGGGGGCCAAGGACATCCTGGTGGCCACCGACGTGGCTGGACGTGGTATCGACATCCACGATGTCTCCATGGTTGTCAATTACGACATGGCCAAGAACATCGAGG ATTACATCCACCGCATCGGGCGGACGGGCCGAGCAGGGAAGAGCGGCGTAGCCATCACCTTCCTCACCAAGGAGGACTCCACCGTCTTCTACGACCTGAAGCAAGCAATCCTGGAGAGCCCAGTGTCCTCCTGCCCCCCCGAGCTGGCCAACCATCCCGACGCCCAGCACAAGCCTGGTACCATCCTCACCAAGAAGCGGCGGGAGGAAACCATCTTTGCCTGA